A stretch of Salarias fasciatus chromosome 23, fSalaFa1.1, whole genome shotgun sequence DNA encodes these proteins:
- the cep350 gene encoding centrosome-associated protein 350 isoform X2: protein MEEMSSSRRTEVTLESSGQQPSTNHNTDTELTSAWKGLAQSKAALRHIENRIEAAPGTGVCLESIIDSQKKKSSKTVSCRDGRQIDARAGLSKTKCRSQQSPEKSSSRSPLRNTTQDSNVRRNNSVEFREPLASYREATPPPHPASQLEAYSLKSVPGSLYPSFPLSSHPSQLVYQRDTRDKQTDRDLDSTHSSALESTEVRYLNDQPALDTLRTEDSTPKAQLNMGSHELNPFAVQSPASAHQGESTPSSSPGSASQRLENLRRHQPDDRLEKLKERIRRQRQHLEEAAEKEKLLGYLEQPIMAFVESNNAGTSNMPTVKIRKVATAPPAPIYKGFNSTETKIQTPDGKVWKEEDFHNLSREIYRDLSRQFAETTRIKHQQQKEQRADRSKEKRHPKPVRKVHRAAPASDLNAKPVISPASWREGQKLVKMVLGSDPKLPREKESHCPTDRSSRTASCHRSDSSSQLNRRPRLNSTERPQSKFSGQQKRQQTTSSVHLSAAQNKAPVEVSTDLLSADIQGILDDLQLECKEVEEERSRKRSQSGSNGRRGRGSSGSQIRTAVSTWGHAGAEANSSRGCRSASPTTNRSTTSIMADRGHKRRHYDADTVRQYIARQQEERKRRQADEKKAMREEVEKRNQRLQELYRKQRGFAKSEVPVALVQKQFQETYSKLLIEEARLCEETTRTYDAASSSYMRQMYQPSGESDKENKRLEAPQSPSSSDRSLNDQPPPPPPLSRNALDVGVSSLLQPDRVCPAAHPITGSSSSPRTPSGDHLLSHLLRLEKVAGNIQHTEQPAAASFRRSQSKVSRIEALKATAASLSNRIESEARKIAGDGINYNTATSADVDILHTPRASHSNDDCWAEMASRGTENPDMAVRIQRILTSTGHSSYADKALPGTGNLHAFREEMEKNVTLVGPASPCASHVNSQEKRDLLNGSGKVERIEKVAQNKQNEREENPTEIHDSSAGSISEGPLLSEGSFSEDEASCPHPFNGGSPRTVSHVEAADHCTSQTKDHQRLLEFESDAATRLPFAQHNSIRTGWEELNKGSPLSVINIFTKNLCGHVKVSERNSPSAQSEQSDDTRAAAVYQDDFVSSHSSRASAQMKRGCNSPSVNSHFEELMRRSPQEKATGGIYSQHSPFHSSAHSPHYSSASTSDSSPLSRHSTRKKGTPSDHSDATLVEEPSSCSAPSESSYSRKKGSSKSSVNSKAMSAHTNDTLEQHHQGPRMTSPPDDPHTGSPPAADSRSEHMRSGSQGANSSTADTSSHSFKTGVRSTGKLQYSPGVLQQRVAAELQYLESIEDSVRQLGDMERIVGVSMAQQESASLAQMLKAKQQRHERDLYELKIKAEREALEAKLQLEENRQKVAKAHIELQESLAATQRETLEGLQESTTKMMSQQAEAARYTVDAARHIKELAEMARSQIPPGVTDSSTLDQQQSSHLTQQQDKAESDSYQSELSSRRARSEEPPSSLNSLSPSDSLSFKRPDMSGATSGSHHSTSHVSSDYSEQVKNELANRKWRNSGGEGRPDKEVASSSIEEEVATAANDSILSDSIHSALDEKGDSTSVATEYSLKFDESMTEDEIEERSFRSLLPSEAHRRGTMEKSRHHELQDGSVAFSGGQDSFSQFTMDMVRQYMKDEEVRLQHQSSLLHLRQKALKEKTRTELAWLEHQKKRLRDKGEDDKMPPIRKKQRGLLMKLQQEQAEIKRLQEANKAARRERQLLMKQQEEIERMRNSTLRLKERLKCAGGEASPKAPVSELAGSEAASPNTRHSEDIRSPSPSLSVSGSETSSIMQKLKKMHSQMDEKFLTKREQQLIQRRHHAEELLQWKQRLDQEEAEVRRMEKKALAVWNQKMPQDQHELSETPKEETSDVSFQPSHFQSSEDGADSEKEYATEGECPSVPESSIHSERLTSPPASVSKTPLDSNRNSDPNYSPDFTSASQSPSRQPSHKGTHRLAGSSSDGSNKTKMQLRSTSQTPSEVYNQSADPAKSKQLETISNQSDIESRVKALKEEVRKRKLMAYRLKKEQKKRNKERLKAQEASLLKQLQNYNNFIVKTKAELCKEPEVAPDTNSQINESTSFQEPSLDPPCLHRSEESKISDSERTQIGASLDQSALLQQNYSKSTPVPEDLSNEELQTSTVAVYGGKECPTATQGRQQSTEWLSGTSEDHRAKSENDDISDHKSDVLEELEGERNSKADEHSEPLLKLERDSDLDYQSSAPKHASSLTDDEESEHASYVSSKKDGEIKQRQTSEREENQKSKNLASYSPSPSFSDSHSPDSPALPFNKETLTNNIEAPASVDRYHDDFESSVDSSPREDRRSFHAESQVSSSLPKVKGSPASRATTCDSQEEVTEEDIPEELTCRSPNEPSQQSERQLDLDKQPKDFKLDSEHRSSSHSPLQTPVSQEKDEMPGFKIGDRVLVGGVQPGTLRFKGPTSFANGFWAGVELDKSEGSNNGTYDGVVYFQCEESHGIFAPPDKITHLPDKFELYTDTTEDEDSFFDDLSGKGGERPKTNEDNSREQSNHKTEDEKTSFMDTRHGDKKIMGKSQKDQPQLKTTSSFHSQHHKESEHSGSNGDARDIVLKFKDASHSIFISDLESKEITALTERDDFTPVEPTINIRDDIIRKETDIVLVDTFADKLVNTYLKDTLMQFAEIKKAKEQKIASLNQENGDLFSESADREEWITPVDQKDGLPFFLPADKEELSSPELCNRPESPVLGAVGQEELAKRLAELELSRELLDELGDDQDWFDEDFGLSSRREQQRLKQEEEEARLGGGLGRSGSSTVVAMGGMVSSSLEQQVKTPPRPELPLPLPPKLPEQPAMVVPHSAAEVEKMVHAATQEIWERCELGSGEELNLAQLPNPQASQQYLGKEPDSQDPEALSIHSYRKAVYDLTWEILQGIYSEDSNIDQPQWFKPRRAKSSSFHRVKTPGELSKIQEFITAEVLKLYGLAKDQSQKTDWQKMLKFGRKKRDRVDHILVQELHEEEAQWVNYDEDELFVKMQLADSIFDALLKDTADVLTLISDKRAKRDTLS, encoded by the exons ATGGAGGAGATGAGtagcagcaggaggactgaGGTGACTCTTGAAAGTTCTGGTCAACAACCTTCAACCAATCACAACACTGACACAG AGTTGACGAGTGCATGGAAAGGTTTGGCTCAGAGCAAAGCTGCT CTGCGTCACATAGAAAACCGCATAGAAGCGGCTCCAGGAACAGGGGTTTGCCTGGAGTCCATTATTGACTCTCAAAAGAAGAAATCGTCAAAGACAGTGTCTTGCAGAG ATGGACGTCAAATTGATGCTCGTGCAGGACTTTCCAAGACCAAGTGTAGAAGTCAACAGAGCCCAGAAAAGAGCAGCTCACGCAGCCCTCTGAGAAACACTACTCAGGACAGCAATGTTCGGAGGAATAATAGTGTGGAGTTTAGGGAACCGTTGGCTTCGTACAG AGAGGCCACCCCTCCACCACATCCCGCCTCTCAGCTGGAGGCCTACAGTCTGAAGTCAGTGCCAGGGTCTTTGTATCCATCCTTTCCGCTTTCTTCACATCCTAGCCAGCTCGTCTACCAGAGGGACACCAGAGACAAACAGACGGACAGAGATCTGGACAGCACACACTCCTCAGCTCTAGAGAGTACTGAGGTACGCTACCTCAATGACCAGCCAGCTCTGGATACcttgagaactgaggacagcaCTCCCAAAGCACAACTCAACATGGGGAGTCACGAGCTGAATCCATTTGCGGTTCAAAGCCCAGCCTCTGCGCACCAAGGAGAAAGCACTCCCTCTTCCAGCCCCGGCTCAGCATCTCAGCGCTTGGAGAACTTAAGGCGACATCAACCGGATGATAGGTTGGAAAAGCTCAAAGAGCGCATACGAAGGCAAAGACAGCAtctggaggaggctgcagagaaagAGAAGCTACTAGGTTATCTGGAACAGCCCATAATGGCATTTGTGGAAAGTAACAATGCTGGGACAAGCAACATGCCGACAGTCAAGATACGCAAAGTAGCAACTGCACCACCTGCACCTATCTATAAAG GTTTCAATAGTACTGAGACAAAAATCCAAACCCCTGATGGAAAAGTTTGGAAGGAGGAGGACTTTCATAATCTGAGCAGAGAAATATACAGAGACTTGTCTCGACAGTTTGCAG AGACGACTAGAATCAAGCATCAGCAGCAGAAGGAACAGAGAGCAGACAGGTCAAAAGAGAAAAGGCACCCCAAGCCAGTCAGGAAGGTCCACAGAGCTGCCCCTGCCTCTGACCTAAATGCAAAACCAG TAATCAGCCCTGCGTCGTGGCGAGAGGGCCAGAAACTGGTGAAGATGGTTCTGGGTTCAGATCCAAAGCTACCCAGGGAAAAGGAGAGTCACTGTCCTACTGACAGATCAAGCCGAACAG CTTCCTGTCACCGTTCAGACTCAAGCTCACAATTAAACCGACGACCTCGCCTGAACAGCACAGAGAGACCTCAGAGTAAATTTTCAGGGCAACAAAAACGCCAGCAAACAACCTCATCTGTCCATTTGTCTGCAGCTCAGAACAAAGCCCCAGTGGAAGTAAGCACAGACCTGTTGTCAGCAGACATCCAGGGCATACTTGATGACCTTCAGCTTGAATGTAAAGAGGTTGAGGAGGAAAGGTCCCGAAAAAGGTCGCAGAGTGGCAGCAATGGTAGGAGAGGTAGAGGGAGCTCAGGGTCACAAATAAGGACAGCGGTCTCTACTTGGGGACATGCTGGGGCAGAAGCTAACTCCTCAAGAGGTTGCCGTAGTGCAAGTCCCACAACTAACCGATCAACGACCAGCATCATGGCAGACAGAGGGCACAAAAGGCGGCACTACGATGCAGATACAGTTCGTCAGTACATTGCCCGGCaacaagaggagagaaaacgACGGCAGGCTGACGAGAAAAAGGCCATGAGGGAAGAAGTAGAAAAGAGAAATCAGAGACTTCAGGAGCTGTACAGGAAGCAAAGAGGATTTGCTAAATCTGAGGTTCCTGTGGCCCTCGTACAAAAGCAATTCCAGGAGACGTACAGCAAACTGCTTATTGAAGAGGCTCGGCTCTGTGAGGAGACCACACGGACGTATGATGCTGCTTCCTCAAGTTACATG AGACAAATGTACCAACCTTCGGGAGAGTCGGACAAGGAGAACAAAAGACTAGAAGCTCCACAGAGCCCCTCGAGTAGTGATAGGTCTTTGAATGACcagccacctcctcctcctcctctatccAG GAATGCTCTTGATGTGGGAGTTTCCTCTTTGCTACAGCCAGATCGTGTGTGCCCAGCTGCTCATCCTATTACTGGTTCCAGCTCTAGTCCTCGGACACCCTCTGGCGACCATCTCCTTTCTCACCTTCTGAGATTAGAGAAAGTGGCTGGTAACATCCAGCACACCGAGCAACCCGCTGCAGCGTCTTTCAGAAGGTCGCAGTCTAAAGTCTCTCGCATTGAGGCCCTCAAGGCCACTGCAGCATCTCTTTCCAACCGTATTGAGAGTGAGGCACGGAAGATTGCTGGTGATGGGATCAACTACAATACAGCAACTTCAGCGGATGTGGATATTTTACACACTCCCAGAGCTTCTCATTCTAATGATGATTGCTGGGCAGAAATGGCCTCACGTGGCACAGAAAATCCTGACATGGCTGTGAGGATCCAGAGAATTTTGACAAGCACAGGCCATAGCTCGTATGCTGACAAGGCTCTTCCAGGAACGGGAAATCTCCATGCCTTCAGAGAAGAGATGGAAAAGAATGTTACTTTGGTTGGTCCAGCCAGTCCATGTGCATCTCATGTGAACTCACAGGAAAAAAGAGATCTGCTCAATGGTTCTGGAAAGGTAGAGAGAAttgaaaaagttgcacaaaataAGCAAAATGAGAGGGAGGAGAATCCAACAGAAATCCATGACTCAAGTGCCGGTTCCATTAGTGAGGGTCCTCTTTTGAGTGAAGGCAGTTTTTCTGAAGATGAAGCAAGCTGTCCTCATCCCTTCAATGGAGGTTCTCCTAGAACAGTCAGTCATGTGGAGGCAGCGGATCACTGCACAAGTCAAACGAAGGATCATCAGCGGTTGTTAGAGTTCGAGAGTGATGCAGCAACTCGCTTACCCTTTGCACAGCATAACAGCATCAGAACAGGCTGGGAAGAACTGAACAAAGGAAGTCCTCTCAGTGTAATCAACATCTTCACCAAAAACCTTTGCGGCCATGTCAAAG TGAGCGAGAGGAATTCTCCCTCTGCGCAGTCTGAGCAATCTGACGATACCCGTGCAGCGGCTGTCTATCAAGATGACTTTGTGTCATCCCATAGTAGCAGAGCCAGTGCCCAGATGAAGAGAGGCTGCAATTCTCCAAg TGTGAATAGTCATTTTGAAGAGCTGATGAGGAGATCACCTCAGGAGAAAGCCACAGGAGGCATCTATTCCCAGCATTCGCCTTTTCACTCCTCTGCCCACTCTCCGCATTATTCCTCTGCTTCAACATCTGACTCTTCGCCACTCTCTAGACACTCCACCAGAAAAAAAG GAACACCGTCTGACCACAGTGATGCTACTCTTGTTGAGGAGCCGAGCTCTTGTTCAGCCCCTTCAGAATCATCCTATTCCAGAAAGAAAGGCTCAAGCAAATCATCCGTCAATAGCAAAGCCATGAGTGCCCATACTAATGACACATTGGAGCAACATCACCAAGG GCCTAGAATGACTTCACCCCCAGATGACCCACACACTGGTTCTCCTCCGGCAGCAGACTCTCGGAGTGAGCACATGAGAAGTGGCTCTCAGGGTGCGAATAGCTCAACTGCAGACACTTCATCTCATAGTTTTAAAACTGGGGTGAGGTCCACTG GTAAACTCCAGTATTCACCCGgggtcctgcagcagcgtgtGGCAGCAGAACTTCAGTATCTGGAGTCAATTGAGGACTCGGTTAGGCAGCTGGGAGACATGGAGAGGATCGTGGGTGTGTCCATGGCACAGCAGGAGAGTGCATCATTGGCACAAATGCTTAAG gccaaacagcagcgtcatgAACGTGACCTCTATGAGCTGAAGATCAAGGCTGAAAGAGAAGCTCTTGAGGCAAAGCTGCAGCTCgaggaaaacagacagaaagtgGCCAAG GCTCATATAGAACTGCAGGAAAGCTTGGCAGCCACTCAAAGGGAGACCTTGGAAGGCCTCCAGGAATCAACTACAAAGATGATGAGTCAACAGGCTGAGGCAGCACGCTATACAGTCGATGCTGCACGACACATCAAGGAG CTGGCAGAAATGGCTCGGTCACAGATCCCTCCTGGTGTCACCGATTCCTCCACGTTGGACCAACAACAGAGTTCCCATCTGACTCAGCAGCAAGATAAAGCTGAATCTGACAG CTATCAGAGTGAGCTGTCAAGCAGAAGAGCCAGGTCAGAGGAACCCCCATCTTCACTGAACAGCCTCAGTCCATCTGACTCACTATCCTTCAAAAGACCTGACATGAG TGGAGCTACATCAGGTAGCCACCATAGCACATCCCATGTCTCCTCAGATTACAGTGAACAAGTGAAGAATGAGCTCGCTAACAGAAAATGGAGGAACAGCGGTGGAGAAGGAAGGCCAGATAAGGAAGTGGCCAGCAGCTCCATCGAAGAGGAAGTTGCAACAGCAGCTAATGACTCCATTTTGAGTGACAGCATTCACTCAGCATTGGATGAGAAAG GTGACAGTACATCAGTTGCCACAGAGTACTCTCTCAAGTTTGATGAGTCCATGACCGAGGATGAGATCGAAGAGCGCTCCTTTCGTTCCCTGTTGCCATCGGAGGCACATCGTCGTGGAACGATGGAGAAGTCCCGCCACCATGAG CTGCAGGATGGAAGTGTAGCCTTCTCTGGTGGACAAGACAGCTTTTCACAGTTCACTATGGACATGGTGCGCCAGTACATGAAGGACGAAGAAGTAAGATTGCAGCACCAGAGCTCTCTGCTCCATCTTCGCCAGAAAGCACTCAAGGAGAAGACCCGAACTGAGCTGGCTTGGCTAGAGCACCAGAAGAAGAGGCTGAGAGACAAAGGAGAGGATGATAAAATGCCACCCATCAGGAAGAAGCAAAGGGGGCTTTTGATGAAACTCCAACAGGAACAG GCTGAAATCAAGCGGCTTCAGGAGGCAAACAAAGCCGCGAGGAGGGAAAGGCAGTTGTTAAtgaaacagcaggaggagattgaGCGTATGAGAAACTCAACACTCAGACTGAAGGAGCGTCTCAAGTGTGCTGGTGGTGAAGCTTCTCCC AAAGCACCTGTGTCGGAATTGGCTGGATCTGAAGCAGCCTCCCCCAATACAAGGCATTCTGAAGACATCCGGAGCCCCTCTCCATCACTCTCAGTCTCTGGGAGTGAGACCAGCAGCATCATGCAAAAGCTCAAGAAGATGCACTCTCAGATGGATGAAAa GTTCCTGACCAAACGAGAGCAACAGTTGATACAGCGGCGCCACCATGCCGAAGAACTGCTGCAATGGAAACAGCGGTtggaccaggaggaggctgaggtcCGTAGGATGGAAAAAAAGGCCTTGGCTGTATGGAACCAGAAAATGCCTCAGGATCAGCATGAACTGTCCGAGACTCCGAAAGAAGAGACCTCGGATGTTAGCTTTCAACCCAGTCATTTCCAAAGCTCAGAGGACGGAGCTGACAGCGAAAAAG AATATGCGACGGAAGGTGAATGTCCCTCAGTACCCGAGTCCAGTATACACAGCGAGAGACTCACATCACCACCTGCTTCAGTCTCCAAAACTCCTTTGGATTCTAATCGGAACAGCGATCCCAATTACTCCCCGGACTTCACTTCAGCATCTCAGTCACCAAGCAGACAA CCTTCTCACAAAGGCACCCACAGGCTCGCCGGCTCTTCTTCAGATGGTAGCAATAAAACCAAGATGCAACTCCGCTCCACCTCCCAAACACCCAGTGAAGTCTACAATCAGTCTGCTGACCCTGCCAAGTCCAAGCAGCTTG AAACCATTTCTAACCAGAGTGACATAGAGAGTCGGGTGAAGGCTCTGAAGGAAGAAGTCAGAAAACGGAAGCTTATGGCCTACCGTctaaaaaaagagcaaaagaagCGAAACAAGGAGCGGCTGAAAGCACAGGAGGCAAGCCTTCTAAAACAACTGCAG AATTACAACAACTTCATTGTGAAAACAAAGGCAGAACTGTGCAAAGAGCCAGAGGTAGCACCTGACACCAACTCTCAGATCAACGAATCTACATCCTTTCAAGAACCGTCACTTGATCCGCCATGTCTGCACAG GTCTGAAGAGAGTAAAATCTCAGACTCTGAAAGGACACAGATTGGTGCATCATTGGACCAGA GTGCCCTTCTTCAGCAGAATTATAGTAAATCCACGCCTGTGCCTGAAGATTTGTCCAATGAGGAGCTGCAAACTTCAACTGTGGCAGTATATGGTGGCAAAGAATGTCCGACTGCAACTCAAGGACGCCAACAGTCCACAGAGTGGCTTTCAGGAACTTCTGAGGACCACAGAGCCAAGTCTGAGAATGATGACATTTCTGATCATAAATCTGATGtactggaagagctggagggggAAAGGAACTCAAAGGCTGACGAACACTCGGAGCCTCTCCTCAAACTAGAAAGGGACTCCGATCTTGACTACCAATCTTCTGCACCTAAGCATGCTTCCTCTCTCACTGATGATGAAGAAAGTGAACATGCTTCATATGTCAGCTCAAAAAAGGATGGAGAGATAAAGCAGAGGCAAACAtctgaaagagaggaaaatcAAAAGTCCAAAAATCTTGCCTCTTATTCCCCAAgcccttcattcagtgactctcattCTCCCGATTCACCTGCTCTACCTTTCAATAAGGAAACACTCACAAATAATATCGAGGCTCCTGCATCAGTAGATCGTTATCATGACGATTTTGAGTCATCAGTTGATTCTTCACCCAGGGAAGATCGGCGTAGTTTTCATGCTGAATCTCaagtctcttcttctctcccaaAAGTCAAAGGTTCACCTGCTAGCAGAGCCACAACGTGTGACAGCCAAGAGGAAGTCACAGAGGAAGACATACCCGAGGAGCTGACATGCCGCTCTCCGAATGAGCCAAGCCAGCAGTCTGAGAGACAGCTCGATCTGGATAAGCAGCCAAAAGATTTCAAACTGGACAGTGAGCACAGAAGTTCTAGCCATTCTCCTCTGCAAACCCCGGTGTCTcaagaaaaagatgaaatgcCAGGTTTCAAAATTGGAGATAGGGTCCTCGTTGGTGGTGTCCAGCCTGGTACCCTAAGGTTCAAAGGTCCAACCAGCTTTGCCAATGGCTTCTGGGCAGGTGTGGAGTTGGACAAGTCTGAAGGGAGCAACAATGGCACATATGATGGAGTCGTGTACTTCCAGTGTGAAGAATCCCATGGTATCTTTGCTCCTCCCGACAAAATCACACATCTTCCAGACAAGTTTGAGCTTTACACGGACACCACAGAGGATGAGGACTCGTTCTTTGATGACTTGTCAGGGAAAGGTGGTGAGAGACCCAAAACAAATGAGGACAATTCGCGTGAACAAAGCAATCACAagactgaagatgaaaaaacGTCTTTTATGGACACAAGGCATGGAGATAAAAAGATTATGGGCAAATCTCAGAAGGACCAGCCTCAACTAAAAACCACATCCTCCTTCCATTCTCAGCATCACAAAGAATCTGAGCATTCAGGGTCTAATGGTGATGCTCGAGACATAGTGTTGAAGTTTAAAGATGCGTCACACTCTATTTTCATCTCAGATTTGGAAAGTAAAGAGATCACAGCCCTGACTGAGAGAGATGATTTTACTCCAGTAGAGCCAACCATAAATATCAGAGATGACATTATTAGAAAAGAGACGGACATCGTTCTGGTAGACACATTTGCTGACAAACTTGTCAACACTTATTTGAAAGATACCCTGATGCAGTTTGCTGAAATTAAAAAGGCTAAAGAGCAGAAGATAGCGTCGCTTAACCAGGAGAATGGAGACTTGTTTAGTGAATCTGCTGACAGAGAAGAATGGATCACTCCAGTGGATCAAAAAGATGGTCTGCCGTTCTTCCTACCAGCTGACAAAGAGGAATTATCTTCTCCAGAGCTGTGTAACCGACCA GAGAGTCCAGTATTGGGGGCTGTTGGTCAAGAGGAGCTTGCCAAGCGACTAGCAGAACTGGAACTGAGCCGTGAACTGCTGGATGAGCTGGGTGATGATCAGGACTGGTTTGATGAAGACTTTGGTCTCAGCTCAAGAAGAGAACAGCAGAGActcaaacaggaagaggaagaggcaaGGTTGGGAGGAGGTCTCGGAAGATCCGGTTCATCGACTGTGGTAGCTATGGGAGGGATGGTTTCATCAagtctggagcagcaggtgaagACTCCTCCTCGGCCAGAGCTCCCTCTCCCGTTGCCTCCTAAACTACCCGAGCAGCCGGCGATGGTAGTGCCACATTCGGCTGcagaggtggagaagatggTCCATGCTGCAACTCAGGAGATCTGGGAGAGATGTGAGCTCGGGAGCGGGGAAGAACTCAACCTTGCACAACTGCCGAACCCTCAAGCTTCACAGCAGTATTTAGGGAAAGAGCCTGACAGCCAGGATCCAGAGGCTCTGTCTATCCATAGCTACAGAAAG GCTGTGTATGACCTTACATGGGAAATACTTCAGGGCATCTACTCTGAAGACTCCAACATAGATCAGCCTCAGTGGTTCAAACCTCGTCGCGCCAAGTCGTCGTCCTTCCACAGAGTCAAGACGCCAGGAGAACTGAGCAAAATCCAG GAATTCATCACTGCAGAAGTACTGAAACTGTACGGTTTGGCAAAAGATCAGAGCCAGAAGACTGATTGGCAGAAGATGCTCAAATTTGGCAGAAAGAAGCGAGACAGAGTTGATCACATACTG GTTCAGGAGCTCCATGAAGAAGAGGCCCAGTGGGTCAACTACGATGAGGATGAACTGTTTGTCAAGATGCAGCTCGCAGACAGCATCTTTGATGCCCTGCTTAAGGACACTGCAGatgtcctcacattaatttcTGACAAGAGGGCCAAAAGAGACACCCTCTCCTGA